The Pseudomonas sp. GD03919 region TTCTTGGTAAACGCCCCATGGAATAGGAGTGCTCAACGGCTCGCTAACCACTTCGATTTTATAGCCGCGCTGTTTACTGTTGCGGTCTGCACCGAAGAGATATGGGTTGCTAGCACCTGGCTTCGGCGCGATCAGGTAGTCGGCCACTGAGTCGAGAGGAGCACCCAAACGGTCATAGCTGATTAGGGACATATAGCGAGCATGCGGAAAACTGCCCTCTAAATGCAGCTTCGCGCCCTTCGGCACCGAGAAAGCTGCTCCCCAATAGAATGTTCCGGCGTCAGGGAAGGCGATGTTGATGTAGGGGTCACCACTGACCGGGCCGTAGCGCCAAAAACACGAACGAGGGCCTGGCATTGGATCCTTACCGATGGCAACACGCTGCTGGCCTTCCTCGAAGGCATTCGCCTGATCCCAGTTAGCCTGAGAAGGCGAGGCCGCCAGGATTAGAGTGGTCATCGCTAAAACTTGTGACGTTAGCCAAATATGAGGGCTTCAAGGTCATCTCCTTATCGGTGGATTCAAACCTTATTTTGGATACCGTATCCAGGCAGCGAAATAGTGTGGGCACCACAAGGGATAGGGCGGTTTTCTAGCGCGTATTTTTCTAATGTTGTCGCTTACAACTGCTGCGGACACACGCCTTGGCAAAGTATGTGGTGGTCGACCCTAAGGACTTGGGACCTGCTACCGAGGGCTGCTAGCTCTCCGCCGGCAACACCAGTCAGTTCCCCACGCATAGGCCACGCATGCCGCATTAGGATCATTAGGATCATTAGGATCATTAGGATCATTAGGATCGGGCGAACCCTGGGTGAGAAGAACGGCTCTAGGCAGCCACTCTGCTATGTCGACAGCCGGCCTAATAAATTAGCACCGCCCATTTACAGCGATAGCTGCACCTGTGATTGCACTAGCCTCCTGAGAGGCTAAAAATACGATCACATTAGCGACCTGCTCTGGCGTAACCCAGCGGGTGGCATCCGCATCAGGCATATCGAGGCGGTTCTGCGGGGTATCGATGATCGATGGCATGATCGCATTGACCGTGATGCGCTGATCTTTCAACTCTTCGGCCAACGCCTCCGTAAGGCGCATCACCCCGGACTTTGCTGCAGCATAGGCCCCCATGCCTAGGCTGGCCTTACTGGCCGCTCCGGCTGCAATGTTGATAATGCGCCCGGCTTCGGCTTTCTTCAGGTGTGTCAGCGCGGCCATGCTAGCCGTTGCGGCAGTGCGCACGTTCATTTGATACATCAAATCCCAGGTCGCAAGATCGCCGCCCTCGATGGTCTCCCAGCGAAAACCACCCGCCACGTTGATGAGCGCATCTAATCCTTGAAAATGCTGCTGCACCTGCTGCATTGCACAATTTGCCATGTGCAGATCGGTTAGATCGACCGCGCCGATAAGCAGTTTTTCAGAGCGCGCCGTGTCGGCCAGGGGTCGCGGCACGCTGGCCTGATCAATCAGGGCCACCCGCCAACCATTGGCCGCGAACGCCTCGCCTACCGCTATACCTAGACAACCGAATCCACCGCTAATTGCGACTACTTTACTCACGCTTATTCTCCTTGAAGTGGACTACACCAGGGCTGCACTGAGCACTGAGCCCCGGCACGAGTGGTCAGCTAGGTTGCCACTATTGCCGTGCAGAACCTGTCGCCGAGCCGACAAGTGGGCACAGTCAAGAGTGCTAACTTGCCTGGTCGCTGAGTCGCTGAAAGCCATCAGCCGCTCAACTTTCTTGAGTCGAGAGAAAAGGATCGCGCGCAATGAATCTGATCGTGTTTGCCATACCGATTTTTTTAACCACCACCTTGCTGGAAGCATGGCTGGCGCACCGCCGCGGGCTAGCGGCGTATTCCATACCTGATGCCATCAGCAGCTACCAATATGGTCTATTGAGCCAGGTGGTTGGGGCGTTCACCAAGTTGGCGAAACTGGGCGTTTACACTCTGGTATTCGAAGCCTACCGCGCCACGACCTTGCCTAGCGATAGCCTGTGGGTATGGGTCGGAGCCCTTGTGGCCTACGACTTTTTCTACTACTGGCATCACCGTATGAACCATGAAATTGGCTTGCTGTGGGCCGGGCACGTATCGCATCACTCTTCCGAGTACTTCAACCTGGCAACAGCCTTACGCCAGTCCTCGACGAGCGCACTTCTGGGCTGGATATTCTATCTACCGATGGCAGTGGCCGGTGTGCCGCCCAGCGTGTTTGCCGGGGTGTTGCTGATCGACTTGCTTTACCAGTACTGGGTGCATACCGAGGTAATTGGTCGTTTGGGCTGGCTTGATCGCATCTTCGTCACACCCTCAAACCATCGCGTCCATCATGGGCAAAATGACTACTGCATGGACACAAACTACGGGGGCATTCTGATTCTCTGGGATCGCCTATTCGGTACCTTCGCCGAGGAGCGCAAGGACGAGAAGGTCATCTACGGCGTGCGCACACCGTTGCAGAGCCTTAACCCATTCTGGGGCAACATGCATTACTACATTGAGCTCTGGCAGAAATCCAAAGCCACCCCGGGCTGGCGGGCTAAACTTGGCGTCTGGCTGGCACCACCTGGTGGCTGGCACGATGAGGCGAGCGAGCCTTACGAGCCGTCGCAGTTTAAGTATTACGATCCGTGTACACCCGATGCGGTCAAACGCTATGCGGTAGTGCATCAGGTGCTTGCAATGTTGTTCCTCATGCATTTTCTGACGCTAGTCAACACCTTGCCGAAGACCTTACTGGCACTCTACGCCGCTGGCTTTGCCATTTCGGCAATCTCTCTCACGTCACTATTGGAAGGACGTGCCAATGCACGGCGTTTTGAGCAGTGCCGTGTCATAGGACTGGGCATTGCCTTTGCTGCTCTACCTGACTGGTTCGGTTTTAGTATGCCCATCGCACTCAAGCTGATGTTATTGGTTGTAATGCTAGGCAGCGCTGCATGGCTCAGCCGCACTTCCTTCAAACCTGCTGCTTTGTGGACTTCCCAATGAATGCCGATGCCATTTCCGACTTGATCTTGGCTGTGGTTGCCTTTTCCATTGCCTTTGTCCAGCTGCGCCAGCGCCCTGCTCTAGCCATTGGTTGCGGCCTGATCGGCCTGGCGGCAGCGATTGGTACACTGCATTACCAGTATGGTGAGTTGTTCGCCGGCCCACATCGCTTTACCGGCCTGGTTGCCGCCAGCGCAGGTTTCCCGCTGCTGGTCATTGCACTGCGCTGGCCAGATGACTCTGTTGCTCAGCGCATCACGGCCGCAGGGCGCTTCGCGCTCTTGGTTGGGAGCTTCGGGGTGGTGATTAGCGTGTCGGGATTTGACACCTGGCGCATGCTGGTGCCTCTTGGCTCTGTCTTGTTAATCTGTGCCACAGCCTTAGTGACGCGGCGGGTAATGCCACTCGGGGCGGCGCTAGTGTTCATCGTTAGTCTAGCGGCCGGTGCAACCGGTGAAGAGATGCTCGGACCGCTATCTGGCATCCAATGGCTGCACTACTTGCTGTCTTTAGCCCTGCTGCTGCTGCACCGGGATAGGGTGGTGCCGCTGTTAGCTGCGAGCCGTTAATTCGGCTTCCCCTGCATCCCATATCTTGGGAAACTGTCGAATGTGGTTAAGACCCAACATCGATGTTTCCAAGGTTTCCAAATGCAAAACATAGATGACGCAGCCCATCAGACAATCTACCGCCTGCGCGAGGCAGATGACTGGTTCGCAAGCTTGCCGGGGGAAGTGCAAGACAAAATCATCCAGTCTTCCGTATTGCGCCACTATCGCAAAGGGCAGGTGATCACTGCCCAAGGCAGCCGACCGACTGCAGCCTCAGTAGTGCTTGAGGGGCGCGTGCGGGTTTCGCGGCTGCTATTCGAGGGTGAGGAGAAGCTTTATATGATTGGCGAGAGAGGATTTTGGTTCAACTTCCTCGCCCTGATTACAGGCGAAAAGGCCGATGTGGCTGTGATCGCCGATACCAATGTGCAATTACTAATGCTGCCTCTGCAGCAATTCGAGCGAATCCTTGAAGAGGAACCTCTCTATTGCAAGGCAATTACACTTTTTATTGCCAAGCGCTATGCCGCTTTTATGCGGCACTTTGCCGATGGCCAGATGATCGTGCCGCTGCAACGGCTGCGTACAGGTTTAGCAGAACTGTTGTTGCTGCAACCACAGGCAACAGGCTCTGAGGAAGTTATTTTGAATGTTTCTCAGGCGGATTTAGCCTCCATACTTGGTTCTTCCCGCCAGACTATCAACGGGCTGCTAAAACAACTGGAAAAGGCGGGACTGATTAAGATCGGTTTTCGGCATATTCGAGTAATTGATCCAGCTGGGCTTTCTGAGCACGCGGCTAACTGAGCCGGCACTAATCTCGATGTAATTTTCGCAGGGCCGAGTGCATCGCTGTTGATCATGAGTGGACTCACCACCTGACTTCATCAGTACCACCTGACCACAATGCTAGAGGTGAACCGGCCCTATCAATAGCCCCGGCTTTCCTAGAGACCTTTGGGCCTAATAACTGCCCCCGCACGAGGGCCGCTTGGTCACCAATCAAAGACTGCTTTTGGCCGAGTCCGGTCTATCGCGTCAGGCTTGAATCGGCCAAAAGCGGCCGGTCGACAATGGTGTGTCCGACCCATTGCTGTCGCTCGCAAAAGCTGATGGACAAGAAGGCGTTGTCTACCCTACAAAGCCATCAAGTCCCTGTAGGGTGGAAAACTGCGGAGCATTTTCCACCAGTGGTCATCCAGGCTACCGCGCTGAGAATGCGTAGTGATGTATTACGTCCTCAGCCACAATGTTAATATCAAGCTGCAACATATCGACAGCCGCCTGCTTCAACACATGACATTAATGGAGCTGGGCAGGCTTGAAGTGAATAATAAATTTTACAAGCTAAAAAACTAACGAATATATTATATTTCGAGAATCAAAAGGAAATTGATCAGCAATGTTCACTGTTAAAAACTACGGCGTCTCCTTTTCAACAAAAAAAAGCGACATCGCGCTAACTAATTTCTTCGTGTCATTAGTAGGAGCCGATATTGACTTTCCAATCCGCACTGATAGTGCGAGAAAAATAATAATTGACCAAGATGAAAAATATATCTATGGCACAGTTATAACCATAAAAAACCAGAAAAAATTCACATCATTAGTAGGGAAAGGAAGCAATCTTGAAATTAAGGTCTCGGATCTATCAAAACTTGAAAAAATAGCTGAATTCAATTTTTTAATTATCAATAAAAAAATGGCTTTGGGATTTACCAGTATCATCATGGGTCGTGTACCGCCCCTAATTTTGGATCAATGATAACCACGCTTTATAGGCGAAAATTAGAGGCTAAGCGAGATGCAGAGATATTAGCTCTCGGTGGTAGAGATTCCGTACCAAGAAAACAATTAAAAGCTATTAATAGTCGTTTTTTTCATGGAATTGAATTTGACATGATTGCTCAGTCAAAAGACATTAAAAAAGTTTTAGAAAAATACAAATCCATACGTTCTTTCAGATACGAAGTGTCTTCTCTCGAAGCGTCTTTACGTGAAGAGTCGCCGCTGCAAGGCCTAATTGAAAAGGTAAGACATCACGTACGCTTTGATAGCTCAGTAGATTCAAGTCTGATCATAAGTGGTATTCAAAGTATGATACCTACCATTAAACAAGCAACGGCTAGAGTTGAAGTGCTTGACGATCAGGATGAGCCGGTCTCTGTGAAAGTAATGGATGTGCCTGCGAATTTTGGCGAAATGGGCTATGATGATTTCATCAAGAATTTGCTAACATTTAAAATGACAGACATTAAAGGCTGTAGTTTGTTTCAAGATCTTAAAGGCAAATGCGAAAAGGATTATAAGCATGTCTTCACAAAAACATCCTCTAACTAATAGCAAGGAATGCTGGACATTTGTTGTGGCGGCGGCAATCACTGCCTTACTCTATGTGGCCCTGATAATCACGATTTCTAAAGAGGTAGGGGTTTGGGGAGCAATGGAACCAAAAACCAACGTAAGCTCTGAATCCCACCGTAAAGGGGCTTTCCGATCTCCAGCTCACCCGCCAGGCATTACTCTCTGATCAGTGCCTCGATGATCGGGCAGATCGTTCCGCCGTCTCCCGCATCACATTGCTGCACCAGTTCGCCTAACAGTTGCTGCATGACGACCAAGTCGGCCATCTTCTGCTCGATCAACGCGAGCTTGCGTGCAGCCCGTGCTCGCGTTTCGGCACAGGCGCACGACTCATCCAGCGTCAGCAGTCCACCGACTTCCGAGAGCGTGAAACCCAGCGCCTGAGCCCGCTTGATGAAACGCAGTCGCTTCACCATGTCCACCGGATAGCGCCGATGGCCACCCAAGGGTTTGGCTGGTTCATCCAGCAGCCCGCGTCGCTGGTAGTAGCGGATCGTCTCGACGTTCACCCCGGCGGCGTCTGCCAGCTTGCCAATGGTCAGCTCTGTGGCCATCACTTTCTCCTTGATTCCGTACTTTGGTACGGAGTTTAGAATAGCACCTAGGCAATCAGGCTCAGGAGATGGGAATGGGGATGCAACTCACCGGGAAAGGCTCGCTGGTCGCGAGTTCGCTGACCGCCATCGGTGCGTCGGTGTGCTGTGTCGGGCCACTGGTGCTGTTGGCACTCGGTGTCGGCGGTACGTGGGTGGGCGCTCTGACCATGATGGAGCCACTACGCCCCCTCTTCATCGGGTTGACTCTACTGTTCCTGGGATTGGCATTCCGCAAGCTCTACCTGGTGCCACAGGTTTGTACGCCAGGTACACCCTGCGCCGATCCGCGCACGCTCGTGCGACAGCGACTCGTGTTCTGGATCGTCAGCGTGCTGCTGCTCGGCCTATTGGCCGTGCCGTGGCTCGCCCCGCTGTTCTACTGAAGGAGATTAACCATGCGCAAACTGCTGATCGCCGTGCTTTTCGCCTTGCCCTTCGTGGCGCTGGCGGCTCCCCCGAAAACCGTCACGCTCGACGTGCAGAACATGACGTGCGGACTCTGTCCGATCACGGTCAAGAAGTCGCTGGAGAAGGTGTCCGGCGTGAGTGACGTCCAGGTCAATTTCGACCAGAAGACGGCGACCGTCACCTACGATCCCGATAAGGCCCAGCCCGAGGCACTGACTGAGGCGACCGCGAACGCGGGATACCCCTCCACAGTGCAGAAGTGAGGTCACGATGAGCGCCATTGTCCTTGAGTCCGTGCTGACTTGCCCGCGCTGCGGCTTCGCCAAGCCGGAAACCATGCCCACGGACGCCTGCCAGTTCTATTACGAGTGCAGCAACTGCAAGGCGCTGCTGCGCCCCAACCCAGGGGATTGCTGCGTTTTCTGTTCGTTCGGCTCGGTGAAGTGCCCGCCGATCCAGCAGCAGCTTGGGTGTTGCTCATAGCGTTTAGGGGGATCACAGGTCGTCGTCTGGATTACGCAGTGGCCGCAGCTCGCCGCGCGCAACTTCTTCCGGTACCGCAAAGGAATACCGCCCGAGCATGTTGATGTGCTCGTAGATCAGCGGCGATAGCCGGGCCAAATCCTCTTCCAGCACTGGATAGCCGTGCTGCTTGAGCCGTTCCACGGCCGCCGTCATGTAGAGGGTGTTCCACAGCACGATGATGTTCACCACCAGGCCCAGAGCACCGAGCTGGTCTTCCTGGCCTTCGCGGTAGCGCTGGCGGAGCTCGCCGCGTTTGCCGTGGAACACGGCGCGGGCCAGGCTGTGCCGGCCTTCGCCTCGGTTCAACTGGGTCAGGGTGGCGCGGCGCTTGGACTCGTCGTCGATATAGGTCAACGTGTGCAGAGTCTTTTCGATCCGCCCGAATTCGGCCAGCGCCTGGGCCAGCCGGGTGGGTCTATCTCCCGTTTGCAGCGTGCGCATGATGCCAGTCGCCGGCACCCGGCCGAGTTTGAGCGAGCCGGCCAGGCGCAGCAGGTCGTCCCAGTGCTCGGCGATCAGGTCGAGTTTGACCGACTGGCGGGCCAGCCCGTTGAGCTTGCCGTAGTCCGCGTCCGGGCGCGTGCGCCAGAAGCGGGTACCGCCGACATCGGCCAGCCGCGGACTGAAGTGGTAGCCAAGTAGGCGGAAGAGCCCGAACACCACATCGCTGTAGGCCCCGGTGTCGGTCATGATTTGCGTCGGCTGCAACTCGGTCTGCTGTTCCAGCACGACCGCCAGCAACACCAGGCTGTCGCGCAGCGTGCCGGGCACGGTGATGGCGTTGAGGCCGGAGAATTGGTCGGAAATCAGGTTGTACCAGGTGACACCCCGGCCGGTGCCGAAATACTTCGGATTGGGGCCGGCATGCACGGTGCGCACCGGTACGACGAAGCGCATGCCATCGGCGGAGGCGACCTCGCCGCCACCCCAGACTTGGGCCAGTTCCAGTTGGCTTTGCGCTCCGACCAGGATGGCGTTAGCCGCTGACAGGGTGTCGTCGCGGATATAATTCTGGCTGACCCAGGACAGCCGGTCACGGCGCAGCGCCGGGTTGTCGGTGCGGATCAAGGGCTCCAGGCCGGTGTTGCAGGCCCCGCCCAACAGCACCGCGCAGAGGCTGGTGACCAGGTTGTCGGCGCGTGCATTGCGTTCGGAGACATGGGTGAAGGCCTCGGAAAAGCCAGTGCGGGCGGCGATTTCCAAGAGGATTTCCGGCAGATCGACACGCGGCATCAGGTCAGACACGGCCGCCCGCAGTTGCAGCAACGAGCAGGGCTCGTCCAGCTTGTCCAGCGCCCCGAGCGACAGTTCGGTCTTGCCCTCGGTGTTCTCGCTCAGTTGAATCGCCGGGTTGTCGGGCAGGCGCGCGGCTACTGCCAGCCAGGTTGCATCCAGCTCGACGGACAAGGCGTCCAGGGTGGTTTTGGCGTCGATGGTCAGGCCCAGTGACCGGCAGATGATCGGTCGCGCCGCCAGCCATTCGGCACCGTCGAGCAGGCCAAGGCGCGGGTCGGCATAGCGCCAACTGGGCGAGACGAAGACATCGCGGCGGCGCAGGGCCGTGCGCAGCGCATCGAGCGTGCAGAACACATAGGCACCCATGTCGAGGGAGCCATCTTCGCGGGTGATGTGCTTCTGCCAAGCCTTGGCCACGATCTCCTGCGGCGCGTCATCCTCTGGCTTCCGGCGCGGCAGGTTCAGTTGCAGCCACTCCAGACTAGCCGCCACGCCCTTGCCGGCCGGGCTGAAGCCGAAGCGGATGTGCTTGAGCAGGTCGGGCAGGAAGCGGCGCACGCTGCGGTAGCGCGCTTCCAATGCAAGAAAATAGACGTCATCTACCGGGCGGATCAGCGCGTTGACCTCTTCCAGGGCCTTTTCCAGGGTGGTCCTCGGCAGGTCGTTGAACAGCCGGGCGCGCACGTTGTCATCGCTGATCGAGCTGTCCAGCACGACCTTGCACGCGGCGGCGAGCGTCGCGGCCGACCGATCCAGGTCTTTCAGGCTGCGCATGCGGGCTTTCTTGTCGGCCTTCTCCGCGTTGCTGAACAGGTCGCGCAGCAAGGCCTCCAGGACTTCCAGTGCGTCGTCGTGCGCAGTCGCCTCCAGGCAGAGTGCGAAGGCCACCAGTGTCGCCATCCGCCGCGACGCCGGCAGCCGATTAATCGCGGTGACCTTGGCCGTGTTGGCGAAGCGGGCCAGGGCGGCGATACGGCTGGGAGGGATGTGCGCCGCCGCCGGCAAGGTGATGCCGATGCCGCGCACGTCATCGAGCCGGCGCAGTGCCCGAATCAACGCGGGGCCACTGACCATGACCGGGCCGGAGCGCAATTGATCCAGCCGGGAGCTGCGGTTGCCTTCGGCCACCGTCAGCAAGTCTTGCAGTTGCAATCGCTGTTCCTCAGTCACGCTGCGGCCCAGCGTAAACCAGAGGCGTTCTTCGACCCGACTGCGCAACTGGGCGATAAAGCGCTCTAGTTGAGACACACCAGGCAGGAGGACTTTCTGTGTGAACAGCCACGAGGTGGCTCGCTCAAACAGCACTCCCGGCCGGTCGGTGCCCGTCCAGCAGAGGGCATACAGCCAGCGGCTCAAGCGAAAGCCGATGCCCGGATCGGTGAAATGACGATAGCCAAAGCGGTTCTGAATATCGGTGGCATGTATCCAGCGGCGATGATCGCTATAGCGCTGGAGGCAGTCGGGGTCTGGAATCGCCAGTTGTCGGCAAAGCACCTGCAGGACTTCCACCGGCACGGCGGCGGGCTTGTCCGGCAGAACGCCAACGAAGCGGACGGTGGTCAGCAGAACGGCATAACCCAGACGGTTATGGCTACCCCGCAGCACCTGGATGGCTTCACGGTCTTCATCGCTCAGGTGGAAGTAACGTTCCAGCTCTTCACGGCTGGGCGAATCAACATAGCGGCCAAAACCGTCGCGTTGCTCTTGAGTCAGAAAACCGACCGGCATTGATCACAGCACCTCGACGCAGAACACGGCGGGCGTGACGATCCGCGTGCGTTCGATGTGCCCGCGTTGCAGCAGGCCGGCGCGGCGATCACCGGTTACCAGGTAGTCCGCATCGCCCGCCAAGGCCATGGCCAGCAAAAACGAGTCATCCGGATCATCGGCTTCGACCTCGATGGTCAGGCGCTCCAGTACCACAGCCCGTTGCAGGTTATTGATCATGGCGCCCACCTTGGCGGGCTGTAGGATGGCCTGAAGCTTGGGATAGCGGCTGGCTCGACGAATTTCATCGAGTTGCATCCGCGAGGTCACCACCTCGAAACGCGCCGCCCGCCAGGCACGGTAGATCGCATCGGGCGCGCCATGTGGCGAGATCAGGGCGCTGAACAGGATGTTGGTATCCAACACGACCCGCATCAGCGCTTACGTGCCCAGTCGAGCGCTTCGTCAACCGCGTTGGTCAATTCTGCCTCACTCAGATGGGCGTTAGCGGCCTTGGCCTGCTCAGCGCTCAGCTCCAGGATGTGTGCCCGTACCGCTTCTTCGATGAAGCGCGACAGGTCGCCCTTACGGCCGCCGCCCTGGCTGGCCAGAAACATCCGAAGCGACTGGTCGGTGTCGGCCGAGACGGCGACATTCCAGCGAATGGTATTCATAGCGTTCTCCGCTAATAGGTGTTTGTGTGTTTATACGCCAATCACAAAGGGCGATGCAATGGTTCGACAAAACGAAGGTTTTGCCGAACTCTATCGAGGAATGGCTCGGTTCGTTAAGCTCCCCGCGCTACGGTTCAAATAACTGGTATGCTTAATCAAAGTTCAACTATTACTAACGTAGTCGAGTAAACAGTACTTTTGATGAAGATCGGTTATGCGCGAGTGAGCACTCGGGATCAGAAAGCCGACCTACAAGTCGATGCCCTGAAACAGGCCGGGTGCGAACGCATCTACCAAGACATCGCCAGCGGCGCGAAAAGCGCCCGGCCGGAGTTGGACAAACTGCTGGCCAACGTGCGGCCGGGTGATGCCGTGGTGATCTGGAAGCTGGATCGCCTTGGGCGTTCCCTCAAGCACCTGGTCGAGTTGGTCGGCGAGCTGGCAGAGCGCAAGGTCGGCTTACAGAGCCTGAATGACCCCATCGACACCACCCACGCCCAAGGCCGCCTGGTGTTCAACCTGTTCGCCTCGCTGGCGGAGTTCGAGCGCGAGCTGATCCGCGAGCGGACTCAGGCGGGTCTGTCGGCCGCACGGGCGCGTGGCCGGATCGGTGGCCGTCCCAAGGGCCTGCCAGCCAAGGCTGAGGCCACCGCCATGGCGGCCGAAACCCTCTACCGCGAAGGTCGCCTGAGCGTCAGCGCGATCGGCGAGAAGCTGCACATCTCCAAGAGCACGCTGTACAGCTACCTGCGCCACCGTGGTGTCGAGATCGGCGCGTACCAGAAGAGCGCCAGGTCACGCGACCAGCAGCCTTCGGCCGCGTCGCCGGCAGAGCCGCCCGCCGCCGAGCGGGTGGCCACCGTCACCCTGCGCCTCGCGGTGGTGAATAACAGCAAGTTCGTGCGCGGCCGGAAGCGGGCCACGGAGAACATTGAGCGCTACTGCCTGGAGCCCTATGGCATGAAGCGGCTGGATGCCGGCCACTATGAGTTGACCATTCCGTATCGGAGCGACGATGAGCTGGACAAGAGCGTGCATGACCTGCTGACCGAGATCAGCCAGGAGGCCGACATGCGCAACTGTTTTGTCGAGATGGGCGCCTGGGAAGAAGACACCGAAAAGCGTTGGTAGGGCTTACGTTGGTTTTTGGTTCCATTGCTCCCCAAACCCCAACAGCACCAGTAACATGGCCCAGTACAGCCCGGAGAAGGCCACCGCGTAGACCATCGGCCAGGCGGCGAACAGCGCGCCGCCAGCGGTGATGAACCACACCTGGTTGCCGTCCCAGTGCGGGGCGATGGTGTTGATGGCGACGCGACGCTCGTTGTCGGTCTTGCCGACGAAGGGCATCAGCGCCATGGCGCCCATGTCGAAGCCATCGGTGAGGGCGAAACCGATCAGCAGCACGCCGATCAGCACCCACCAGACGAGTTTCAGGGTTTCGTAGTCGAACATGACGAAGTCCTCAGGCGTGGGCCGGCTGCTGTTGCTCGAAGTGGTAGCGTCCGCTGTGCAGGCTCGATGGGCCAAGGCGGGCGAACTTGATCATCAGGTACATCTCTACCACCAGCAGCAGGCTGTAGAAGGCGATCAGAGCGATCAGCGAACCCCAGACGTCACCGGCCGACAGGCTGGAGGCAGACAGATGGGTCGGCAGCACTTCACCGATCGACCAGGGCTGGCGTCCGTGTTCAGCGACGTACCAGCCGGTCTGCGCGGCGATCCAGGGCAGTGGCAGGCTCCACAGCGCCCACTTGAGCAGCCAGGGTTTGCTTTCTTCGTTCTTCTTCGCCGAGGCCCAGAAGGCGCAGGCGAACAGCGCCAGCATGAGGAAGCCGCTGGCGACCATGATGCGGAAGGTCCAGAACAGACTGAATACGTTGGGAATGGTGTCCAGCGCCGCCTGCTTGATCTGCGCCTCGCTGGCATCGACCACGTTCGCCGTGTACTTCTTCAGCAGCAGGCCATAACCCAGGTCGCTCTTCACCTCGTTGAAGGCGGCGATGGTCTCGGCCGACTTGTCGCCGCCACGCAGGCGCTCCAGCAGGC contains the following coding sequences:
- a CDS encoding putative toxin-antitoxin system toxin component, PIN family, coding for MRVVLDTNILFSALISPHGAPDAIYRAWRAARFEVVTSRMQLDEIRRASRYPKLQAILQPAKVGAMINNLQRAVVLERLTIEVEADDPDDSFLLAMALAGDADYLVTGDRRAGLLQRGHIERTRIVTPAVFCVEVL
- a CDS encoding ribbon-helix-helix domain-containing protein; this translates as MNTIRWNVAVSADTDQSLRMFLASQGGGRKGDLSRFIEEAVRAHILELSAEQAKAANAHLSEAELTNAVDEALDWARKR
- a CDS encoding recombinase family protein, encoding MKIGYARVSTRDQKADLQVDALKQAGCERIYQDIASGAKSARPELDKLLANVRPGDAVVIWKLDRLGRSLKHLVELVGELAERKVGLQSLNDPIDTTHAQGRLVFNLFASLAEFERELIRERTQAGLSAARARGRIGGRPKGLPAKAEATAMAAETLYREGRLSVSAIGEKLHISKSTLYSYLRHRGVEIGAYQKSARSRDQQPSAASPAEPPAAERVATVTLRLAVVNNSKFVRGRKRATENIERYCLEPYGMKRLDAGHYELTIPYRSDDELDKSVHDLLTEISQEADMRNCFVEMGAWEEDTEKRW